From a region of the Chitinophaga caseinilytica genome:
- a CDS encoding MFS transporter, which yields MKTINSGVTPTKVRYRVLLLVFVNVVINYMDRSNLAVAASEIDKEFKFTPVQLGLIFSAFSWTYLAFQVPGGILVNRFAPRALYAFSLIAWSLATVMQGFARGFVTLFGLRMATGVFEAPAFPINNRVVSNWFPDQERASAIAVYTSGQFLGLAFLMPVLSTIQLEFGWRGLFVVTGLIGIVWGLVWWVCYRDPADHKSVNAAELAHIERGGGLLDQQQAGEKKSFRWADLKAVLSYRKLWGIYIGQFAVNSTLWFFLTWFPKYLVDYRGMDFIKSGYWAAVPYLAAFVGILCSGFLSDWLVKKGVSPAKARKRPIIIGLLVSATILGANYVDTPGLIIFFMSLSFFGVGFASITWIFVSTLAPKHLINLTGGVFNFIGQLAGIVVPIVIGLLASGGNFAPALVFVAVLGLVGAGSYLFLVGNVERIITEHER from the coding sequence ATGAAAACGATCAATTCCGGCGTTACACCCACCAAAGTCCGCTATCGCGTGCTGCTGCTCGTGTTCGTCAATGTGGTGATCAACTACATGGACCGGAGCAACCTGGCCGTAGCGGCTTCTGAAATCGATAAGGAATTCAAATTTACGCCGGTACAATTGGGGCTGATCTTCTCGGCCTTCAGCTGGACGTACCTCGCCTTCCAGGTGCCCGGCGGCATTCTCGTGAACCGTTTCGCGCCGCGCGCGCTGTATGCCTTCAGCTTGATCGCATGGTCTTTGGCGACGGTCATGCAGGGTTTTGCGCGCGGGTTCGTGACTTTGTTCGGTTTGCGGATGGCCACGGGCGTGTTCGAAGCGCCGGCGTTTCCCATCAACAACCGCGTGGTGAGCAACTGGTTCCCGGACCAGGAGCGCGCTTCGGCGATCGCCGTGTATACTTCCGGGCAGTTTTTAGGGCTGGCTTTCCTCATGCCGGTGCTTTCCACGATCCAGCTGGAATTCGGGTGGCGGGGATTGTTTGTGGTGACGGGCTTGATCGGGATCGTTTGGGGGCTGGTCTGGTGGGTTTGCTACCGCGATCCTGCCGACCATAAAAGCGTGAACGCAGCGGAGCTCGCGCATATCGAGCGCGGCGGCGGATTGCTCGATCAGCAGCAGGCCGGCGAAAAGAAATCTTTCCGTTGGGCGGATTTGAAAGCGGTGCTGTCGTACCGCAAGCTCTGGGGCATTTACATCGGCCAGTTCGCCGTGAATTCGACGTTGTGGTTTTTCCTGACCTGGTTCCCGAAATACCTGGTGGATTACCGCGGCATGGATTTCATCAAATCGGGATATTGGGCGGCAGTGCCTTACCTGGCGGCTTTCGTGGGGATTCTGTGCTCGGGGTTCCTGTCAGACTGGCTCGTGAAAAAAGGCGTTTCTCCGGCCAAGGCGCGCAAACGGCCCATCATCATCGGGTTGCTCGTTTCCGCTACGATCCTGGGCGCCAATTATGTTGATACGCCCGGACTGATCATCTTTTTCATGTCGCTGTCGTTTTTCGGCGTGGGGTTTGCGTCCATCACCTGGATTTTCGTGTCGACGCTGGCGCCGAAGCACCTGATCAACCTAACGGGCGGCGTTTTCAATTTCATCGGGCAATTGGCGGGGATCGTGGTGCCGATCGTGATCGGGCTGCTGGCGAGCGGCGGTAATTTTGCGCCTGCGCTGGTTTTTGTGGCGGTGCTGGGACTGGTGGGCGCGGGCTCGTATTTGTTTTTGGTTGGAAATGTTGAACGGATAATAACGGAACATGAACGATAG
- the dgoD gene encoding galactonate dehydratase, protein MKIKSYELFQVPPRWLFLKIETDEGITGWGEPVIEGKAATVKTAVDELMEYLTGKDPLHIEDHWNVMYRAGFYRGGPILMSAIAGIDQALWDIKGKYYNAPVHQLLGGKARDRMKVYSWIGGDRPNEVGEAARKMAEQGFLAVKMNATEELQYIDSYDKIDAAIRRIAAVREAGGPGLGIGIDFHGRVHKPMAKILAKELEPFRPMFIEEPVLPENNEDLREIARHVAIPIATGERMFSKWQFKSLLMDGYADIIQPDVSHAGGITECKKIISMAEAFDVAAAPHCPLGPIALAACLQVDATCHNAFIQEQSLGIHYNQGSDLLDYLTDKTVFQYRDGYVDIPSKPGLGIEINESHVRKMAEEGHNWRNPVWRHTDGSVAEW, encoded by the coding sequence ATGAAAATCAAAAGCTACGAACTCTTCCAGGTACCGCCGCGCTGGCTGTTCCTTAAAATCGAAACGGATGAAGGCATCACGGGATGGGGAGAGCCCGTCATCGAAGGGAAAGCCGCTACCGTAAAAACCGCGGTAGACGAGTTGATGGAATACCTCACCGGCAAAGATCCCCTGCACATCGAAGACCACTGGAACGTGATGTACCGCGCGGGATTCTATCGCGGCGGGCCTATCCTCATGAGCGCCATCGCCGGTATCGACCAGGCCCTGTGGGACATCAAAGGGAAATACTACAACGCCCCCGTTCACCAGCTCCTCGGCGGCAAAGCGCGCGACCGTATGAAGGTCTATTCCTGGATCGGCGGCGACCGGCCCAACGAAGTCGGCGAAGCCGCCCGCAAAATGGCGGAGCAGGGATTCCTGGCCGTGAAAATGAACGCCACCGAAGAGCTGCAGTACATCGACAGCTACGACAAGATCGACGCCGCCATCCGGCGCATCGCCGCAGTGCGGGAGGCGGGCGGCCCCGGCCTCGGTATCGGGATCGATTTCCATGGGCGGGTACATAAGCCCATGGCAAAAATCCTCGCTAAAGAACTGGAGCCCTTCCGGCCCATGTTCATCGAAGAGCCCGTGCTGCCCGAAAACAACGAAGACCTCCGCGAAATAGCCCGGCACGTGGCCATCCCCATCGCCACCGGCGAGCGGATGTTCTCCAAATGGCAGTTCAAATCCTTGCTGATGGATGGTTACGCAGACATCATCCAGCCCGACGTTTCCCATGCCGGCGGCATCACCGAATGCAAAAAGATCATCTCCATGGCAGAAGCGTTCGATGTGGCGGCGGCGCCGCATTGTCCGCTGGGCCCTATCGCGCTGGCGGCCTGCCTGCAGGTAGACGCTACCTGCCACAACGCGTTCATCCAGGAGCAAAGTCTTGGTATCCACTACAACCAGGGCAGCGATCTGCTCGATTATCTCACCGATAAAACCGTGTTCCAGTACCGCGACGGGTACGTCGATATTCCGTCGAAACCCGGTCTGGGCATCGAAATCAACGAATCTCACGTCAGGAAGATGGCCGAAGAAGGCCACAACTGGCGCAACCCGGTATGGCGGCATACCGATGGCAGTGTGGCCGAATGGTAA
- a CDS encoding bifunctional 4-hydroxy-2-oxoglutarate aldolase/2-dehydro-3-deoxy-phosphogluconate aldolase — translation MSVLSHILEHRIIAIVRGVKPENVLPLAEAMYAGGIRLLEVTMNSEDPLHVIREVSAKMGDKMIIGAGTVLEAPTAREAAAAGAKFILSPILEPSVIETARELGIVSIPGAYTATEVYAAWKQGADMIKVFPATSPAYIRDISAPLPKMHLLPTGGITPDNIGEFRKAGAAGFGIGSALVNAKAAITPEYLQQLTEKSRQFVHALQS, via the coding sequence ATGTCAGTACTATCCCACATCCTCGAGCACAGGATCATCGCCATTGTGCGCGGCGTGAAGCCGGAAAACGTGCTCCCGCTTGCGGAAGCCATGTATGCCGGCGGGATCCGCCTGCTGGAAGTGACGATGAACTCCGAAGATCCGCTACACGTTATCCGCGAAGTGTCCGCAAAAATGGGCGATAAAATGATCATCGGCGCCGGCACCGTCCTGGAAGCACCCACGGCCCGCGAAGCCGCCGCCGCTGGTGCAAAGTTCATCCTCTCTCCCATCCTCGAACCATCGGTGATCGAAACCGCCCGCGAACTGGGGATCGTGAGCATTCCCGGGGCGTACACGGCTACGGAGGTTTACGCGGCCTGGAAGCAGGGTGCGGATATGATCAAGGTATTCCCGGCCACATCTCCCGCTTACATCAGGGATATTTCCGCGCCGCTGCCCAAAATGCACCTCCTGCCAACGGGCGGCATCACGCCCGACAATATCGGGGAATTCCGGAAGGCGGGCGCCGCCGGTTTCGGCATCGGCAGCGCGCTCGTCAACGCCAAAGCGGCCATTACACCGGAATATCTGCAGCAACTGACGGAAAAGTCAAGGCAGTTCGTCCACGCATTACAATCCTGA
- a CDS encoding DUF2268 domain-containing putative Zn-dependent protease (predicted Zn-dependent protease with a strongly conserved HExxH motif), translated as MSRFIFRNPFLLAFSVILGTGAGKVSAQRSDNVFTSDIAHFWTAFDSVQATQDAERQVGIMQVLYIDKGTAGLKRFMQLRNFDARKLVETIRKYPKFWASIRPNTMQVQPQVPVIQQYIEKFRELYPELRPANMYFSITAIRAAGVAIDSTALIGTEITMGNKYTDVSEFPDKRLANFFQSKETNNIIPVSVHEYVHTQQSTEGKSLLGQCIYEGACDFVTELVIGEPLTHSYILYGNKHLPELKAQFQKEMYSEDYSNWLYNGNKVAVGDLGYFMGYAISKAYYEQAKDKKKALREIISLNYADMKAVTGFLNTSGFYGDSVFLLGGH; from the coding sequence TTGAGTAGATTCATTTTTCGTAACCCTTTCCTGCTGGCCTTTTCCGTGATTTTAGGGACGGGAGCCGGTAAAGTTTCCGCACAGCGATCAGACAACGTATTTACTTCCGATATCGCACATTTCTGGACGGCTTTCGACAGCGTGCAGGCTACGCAGGACGCTGAGCGCCAGGTCGGGATCATGCAGGTTTTGTATATCGACAAGGGGACCGCCGGGCTGAAGCGTTTCATGCAGCTCCGGAACTTCGACGCGCGCAAGCTCGTGGAAACCATCCGCAAATACCCGAAATTCTGGGCGTCTATCCGTCCGAACACGATGCAGGTGCAGCCCCAGGTGCCCGTCATCCAGCAATACATCGAAAAATTCCGGGAACTGTACCCGGAACTGCGGCCGGCCAACATGTATTTCTCCATCACGGCCATCCGCGCCGCCGGCGTGGCCATCGATTCCACGGCGCTCATCGGCACGGAAATCACCATGGGCAACAAATACACCGATGTGTCGGAGTTCCCGGATAAACGGCTGGCCAATTTCTTCCAGTCGAAGGAAACGAACAACATCATCCCCGTTTCCGTCCATGAATACGTGCATACGCAGCAATCCACCGAAGGGAAGTCCCTCCTCGGGCAATGCATTTACGAAGGCGCCTGCGATTTCGTGACGGAACTGGTGATCGGTGAGCCCCTCACCCATTCCTATATCCTGTATGGCAACAAACATTTGCCCGAACTGAAAGCGCAGTTCCAGAAAGAAATGTATTCCGAAGATTATTCGAACTGGCTGTACAATGGCAATAAGGTAGCCGTGGGCGACCTGGGCTATTTCATGGGATACGCGATCAGCAAGGCCTATTATGAACAGGCGAAAGACAAGAAAAAGGCCCTCCGCGAGATCATCTCCCTGAATTATGCCGATATGAAAGCTGTGACGGGCTTTCTCAATACATCCGGGTTCTACGGGGATAGCGTGTTTTTATTGGGCGGTCATTAA